The DNA sequence CGCCGAGCTCGTACAACAGTTTATGAGCAAGCTGGCCCAACGGCGGACCTACAGAAACGCTGATCCCAGCCTGTCGATCCTGACCATAACCTCAAACGTGGTGTACGGTAAAAAGACCGGGGCAACCCCGGACGGCCGTAAAAAAGGAGAACCCTTCGCTCCGGGGGCCAATCCCATGCACGGCCGGGACAGCCGCGGAGCCCTGGCTTCTGTATCCTCGGTGGCAAAACTCCCCTACGATTACGCCCGGGACGGCATTTCCTACACCTTTTCCATTGAGCCCGGCACCCTTGGCAAGGCGGGGGAGGAAAGGGTCCGGAACCTGATCTCCCTGCTGGACGGATACTTCGGCCTCAAGGGGCACCACATCAACGTAAATGTCCTCAACCGCTCTGTGCTGATGGATGCCATGGAGCATCCCGAGCTCTATCCGCAGCTGACAATCCGGGTTTCCGGCTATGCCGTCAATTTTGTCAAACTGACCCGGGAGCAGCAGCTGGATGTAATTAACAGGACCTTCCATGAAAGGCTTTGAAGGAAACCGAAACAGAATCGGATCTTCCCTGGATACCCGGAACACGGTCGCCCGAGTTCACTCGGTGGAGACCTTCGGTACCCTCGACGGTCCCGGAATCCGTTATGTTCTTTTTTTTCAGGGCTGTCCCCTGCGCTGCAAATACTGCCAGAACAGGGACACCTGGGATCATGGCGGGGGAAGTGTTAAAACCCTGGACGAGGTCGAAGAGGACATCCTGCGCTACCGCTCTTTCATGGACTCCTCCGGCGGTGGTTTTACCGCCGGAGGAGGAGAGCCTCTGCTGCAGGCGGAATTTCTGTCTTCCCTTTTTCAGCGGCTGAAAAGCAAAGGCATCCATACCGCCCTGGATACCTCCGGGTTCTGTACTCTTTCTGCGGCGGTAAAGGAGCTGCTCGCGTCTACAGATCTTATTCTTCTGGATATCAAGCACATTGATGAGGCCCGGCATCGTGAGCTTACCGGGGTATCCTCAGGTCCGGTCAGAGCCTTCGCGGAGTACGCCGCGTCCCGGGGGGTCCCCTTCCGGATCCGCCATGTCATCGTTCCGGGATACACGGACGATCCGCAGTCCGCCGCGGATACCGCCGCCTTTATCCGGAGTCTGCCGGGGGTGCAGCAGGTCGATCTGATACCCTACCATGAGCTGGGAAAGTTCAAATGGGAGGCCCTGGGAAAGAAGTATCCCCTGGAAGGGGTGAGCCCTCCGGGAGCGGATACCATGAAGATGCTGGAGGAGATATTCGGCGGCTGCGGGCTGCCGGTACTGAGCTGACCCTACTCACCGGGGAGTACACCTTTCTTGAGGATAATACAGGCGTAGAGAGCCTGGTCTCCGGTTGCAACGACTGCATAAGCCTTCTTCGCCCGTTCATAGAACTCGAAGCGCTCAATATACTCGAACTCTTTAAATTCCGGATGGGCGTTTCCGACGATACTTCTGAACTCGTCCCATCTCTTTGGCCGGGTGTTATCTCCCGGAACCACTTCAAGCAGTCCTGCCGGTTTCTCGACGAAGGTATCGAGGGGCAGGAGCTCCAGAACTGCCTGCAACAGCTCGGGGGTGTTGTGCCCGTCACAGCGTACCAGACGCCGTGCACAGGATGCGTGGGGAAAATTCCCATCCCCAATCACAAGTTCGTCGCCGTGACCCATCTCCATCAGAATCTTCAGGAGTTCCGGCGGTAAAATCTTAGGAATACCTTTAAGCATCGGATTCTCCTTCTCTTCTTAGCTGTGACGGTAGAGTTCCCAACCCAGGTAGCGTCCGACAGCCTCATCGATGATGTCGGCTGAGTCACCGCGGCTCATTGCAACATGGTGTTCAAAACCGTTCCGGGTCAAGTGCTGAAGCAGGGTATTAAGATTGCCGACTTTGCAGACCGCGATCCCTCCGTCCATACCGTAAGGGTCATCGGTGAACTCACCCTTGCCAAGGTAGGATTTGATAAGGCCCCTGCGATCATCGGTTGAGATTCTGAAGAAGGTAAACGGCCCCGGGGCTACTTTCCCTTTGATCGCTCCGAAACAGCGGTCGGCTCCTATAGTGTTGCCGAGGATGTCAAGGTTCGATATCTCGACATTGCTACCCATGAAGCTCTTAGGATAGTTTGAGCAGTGGGTGCATACGCACTTGTTTTCACCGTAATTGAAGTTGTTGTTCCAGTCGAGAAATCCGGGGGAGTTTCCGGATGCAAGAAGCAGTGTATACATTGAGACGGCACCGGCGATATCCATCTCGCAGGCAGAGGGCATCTGATTCTCACCCATCATACTCATTGTGAGGCAGGAGGCGCATCCGTAGTTGTACTCCAGACTGTCCCAGCACTGGATCGCGCTGGCGTCGAGCTCATTCTCCGCCATGAACTCATTCACGGCGACTGAAAACCGGGCTTGGGTCAGTATATTCTTTTCTGGAATGTAATCTGGAATCGTACCGTAATCGCCGATACGGTTTCGCAGCTCTCTTACCTCTGCTGTACCATTGTCCATTTTTGACGACCGCGCAATTATCTCGGACAGATCAATGGGAACGACGGTAATACCTGTTGCCTGCAGCAGTTTCTCGGAGAAGCGGACTGTCTGGAAAGCTGCCGGGCGGGCTCCGATTGCACCAATGCGTGCATTCTTCAGACCCTTGACCGTACGGCAAATACGGGCGAAACGGTCGAGGTCATGCGCAAAGAGCTCGCCCTCGATATCACAGGTGTGAAGACTTGTGTCAGTGAACTCGATGTCATACTGATAGAGATTGTTGCAGACCGAGAGTTTACCGCAGAAGGCATCCCGGCGCTCGCTGACGCCGACCTTGTTCTGTTCATCGTTGGCAGCCTGGATCAGAACAGGTACCTTCAGATCTGCAAGGGCCAGGGTATTTACTACGCCCAGTTCATCGCCGAAGTTGGGCAGAATGACGATAATACCGTCAATATCGTCCCGCTTCCGTTTAAAGAGATCGGCGCAGATCTTTGCGTCTTTATAGGTTTCAACACAGCCGGTCGGTGTTGCGTTCTCGTCGAGGACGACGGTTCCGTAGCCTTTTTTCTCAAGCAGCGCCAGAAGCGAACGGCGGCCGCTGATGGCCAGCTCGGCATTGAAGATATTCCTGGTGGCAGGTATGACCCCGAAGGTAATCTGTTTCTGCATGATTTTCATCTCTTTACTAAACTCCCTGTTTGTCCGATTTTGTCTCTTCTCCGATGACAGCACTTACGCTTGGTGAACTGACTGCGGCCCGGGACTTCATGCGCTGCTGCAGCTGATCGAATATAACCGCCGCGATGATCACGACGCCCTTTATAACATTCTGCCAGAACTCGGAAACGCCCATCATCACCAGACCGTCTCCGAGGATGCCGATGACGAAGGCGCCGATGATGGTCCCGCCTACTGAGCCGATTCCGCCATCGAGACTCGTTCCGCCCAGTACAACCGCCGCGATAGCAGAGAGCTCGTAGGACTCTCCGGTTGCCGGATGGGACGCTACAAGCTGAGAGGCGATGATCAGCCCGACCAGGGCCGAACAGAAACCGGAGAAGGCGTAAACGAGCATTGTGACCCGCTTTACCTTAACACCTGACAGCTCCGCCGCCCGGGAATTCCCTCCGATAGCGTAGATATGTCTGCCCAGGGGAGTTTTGCGAGCGACGTATACCGCCAGTATCAAGAGCAGCACGAGAATCCAGATTGAGACCGGTATCCCGATAATCTTGCCGGCGCCGAGAAATGGAAAACCGGTGTTGCCAAGAGACGGGTCGCCCTGCAGATTGGGAAAAGTCGCTCCGCCCGAGCGGATATTGGCGAAGCCCCGGGCGATGTACATAATGCCCAGGGTCCCGATAAAGGGGGCCACATTGAAGCGTGCTATCAGGATGCCGTTCACCAGTCCTATCAGGGTGCCAATCGCGGCAGCGATCAGAATAATCACCCAGACCTGAAAGTATATGGTTATACCGAACATCGGCAGAACTACGCCCTCGTTGATCAGTCCTCCGGCGATCATCCCGCAGAGACCGACAATAGAGCCAACTGAAAGGTCTATTCCGCCGGTCAGGATTACGAAGGTCATGCCGATGCCCAGGATGGCGGTGATGGCGACGTGCTTGGTTATTGTAATCAGGTTAATGGGCGCCAGAAAATTGATTCCCCGTTCACCCAGTATTATTGTGAAGGCGATAGTCAGCAGAAACAGCGCAATGAAGGTGCGCGCCTGCATAAGAATCATACCTATGGAAAGGTTTTTTTGTTTAAGTGCTCCGATTTGCGAAAAGGTGTTCTTCATGCTTCTCCTCGTATCTCTCTGTCTCATCATATCAATTGTCCGGAAACCGCAGGTCTCATGCCCGCATGCTCGTTGTCATATGGCCGACGGCGGATGCCTCCACCAGCTTTTCCTCGCTCGCTTCCGACCGTGGGAACTCACCGGTCAGTCTTCCCTTGGACATGACAAGGATTCTGTCGGAATTAGCCCGCAGCTCCATTATCTCCGAGGTTACGAATATGATACCGAGACCCTGTTTGGCAAGACGGTTCATGATCGCGAAAACTTCGCCTTTGGCTGCAACATCGATTCCCCGTGTAGGCTCGTCCATCAGCAGAATTCGCGGTTCAGTCAGAAGGCTTTTGCCGATTACAACCTTCTGCTGGTTACCTCCACTCAGGCTGCTGACCAGCACTCCCGAGCCAGCGGTCTTGAGGGACATCTCCTTTATCAAACGGTTGACTTCACGGTCTTCATCGCTCTTACACAGGTGGATTCCCCGCCGTGCAATTCTGAATAGACTGGCGAGGGTTATGTTGTGAGAGACCGACATGGTCTGGACGAGGCCCTCCCGCTGACGGTCTTCAGGAATCAGCGCAAAACCGTCGCGGATTCGTCCCCTGATGGTCTGGCTTTCGATTCTCCTGCCGTCGATATAGATGTCGCCTTCCGCCTCACGATGGATCCCCATCAGTACTTCCAGCAGTTCCGAGCGGCCTGCTCCCATCAGTCCGTAGATACCAAGGATTTCACCCTGGTGGAGAGAAAAACTGACGCTGTTTACCGAGAGGCCGTCGGGTTCGCTCCGCAACGTAAGGTTGCGGCACTCCATCAGCACTTCACCGGTCTCGTGAACCTCGCCGGCGAAGATCTCTTTCTCCGCGCCGCCTACCATCTGCCGAACGATCCAGGGCAGATCGATAGAGGGGATCTTCTCTTCGGTAACCAGCTGTCCGTCCCTGAGTACGGTAATGTAATCTCCTATTTGAAGGAGCTCCTCGAGGCGATGCGAAATGTAGATGATGGAGACCCCCTGTGCCTTCAGTTCGTCGATCATCTCGAAGAGGATCTCCACTTCGCTTGTTGACAGGGCGGAGGTCGGCTCATCCATAATAAGGATTTCGGCCTCCTGGGCCAGGGCTTTGGCGATCTCGATGATCTGCTGTTGACCAATTCTCAGTTCGCTTACCAGGGCGCGGGGATCAATCTCCTGTTTCAGCTTTTTCATCAAGCCTCGGGTAAAATCCTCCTGGGCGGCGTGTTCTATGGCCCCCAGGCCATTGACGCGCTCCCTGGCTATAAAGATATTTTCACTGACGTTAAGGTTCGGAAAGAGATTCATCTCCTGGTAAATGATGCCGATCCCCATCTCTGCGGATTGGGAGGGCGAATGAAATTCGACCTCCTTTGACTTGAGCAGTATCCGGCCGCCTGACGGGTACTCCACGCCGGCCAGTATTTTCATCAGCGTTGATTTTCCGGCACCGTTTTCTCCGACCAGTACATTAACCTTTCCGCGGTAGACATTGAAGTCGACCCGGTTGAGGGCGACCGTTCCGGGAAAAATCTTACTCACACCATCAGCACGCAGGATTATTTCTTCTGTCTTTTCCGGCATCATTCACCCCCGATCCTGAGCTGTACAGGCGTGATGAGGATCCCTTGTCCCTCGACCCACTGGAAAGCACCGAGAAACTCTATGGTGGAGTCCTCAAGCGATTCGCGGTCCAGGCTGGTGAGTAGCTGCTCTTTGATTAAGTTGTTCATCTCGCGGGAGACGTTGGCGAACTCCAGTTGATTGGTAAAATCTTCAAAGCTGATAAAATCCATTGAGTCGCGGATCGCCGTGCCCTTGAGGACCGGGCCTATCTGAATCTGTACCGGGTTGCTGTCGGGACCGGTTTTGTCGAGGGAAACGGTTGCTGCCGCTGACTCCAGGTTGACTTCTGAAATCCTGGCCTTTCCTTTAACCATAAAGTTGAAGGGAGCAGTTACTTCGATTCTGTATCCGTAGGCTTTAATTGCAGCACCAGGGTCACGGGCAAGCTCTTCCAACAGCCGGTTGAGTTCGACGGCCTCCGATTTGAGTCGCGGAAGTACCTGCTCCTCCCATACCGAATCAACATAGAGTTTTGCATTGAAGGTGCCGTCGTCAAAATAGATTGTAAGCGCGTTGCTGTCACCGTTTGTCTCTTCATCGTGGCGCACGATAGTGCAGCCGAGTATCAGGCCGGCAACAAGAAACAGACAGAATAGTCGTACAGTGGGGGATAGTCTGATCATGCTATTCTCCGAATCGTGATTAAACGGGGTCGGGAATAATTTCCCAACCCCGTTGTTAAGTTTACACTGCAGGCTATTCGCTTAAGACGAAGTTGTCCAGCTTGCCGGCGTTGCTGATGTCTATCAATACGCAGTCGGTGAGTTGTTTCTCTGGAGCACCGGTAGAACCTGTCTTGATGTATTTGTCGGCCTGCTGAACTGCCAGGCGTGCATTGTAGGCACAGGTCTGCAGAACAGTTGCTTTGATGTCTCCGGCGAGAACAGAGTCTCGGACATCGTTGGAGCCGTCGAAGCCGACGACTGTAACATCGCCCATTCCGGCTGCTTTCAGAGCTGCCATAGCGCCCATTGCCATTGTGTCGTTACCCGAGATAACCCCTTTAATGTCCGGATTGGCCTGGATGATCGATTCCATCTTTGAAAAAGCTTCCGTCTGGCTCCAGTTGGCGCTCTGCCGGGCGACCATTTCAAGTTCCGGATACTGGTCAATCACTTCATGGTAACCTTTTGACCGTATACCGGCGTTTGTGTCAGATTCCTTTCCAACCAGTTCAACATACTTGCCTTTCTCGCCCATAAGTTCAACGAACTTCTCACCTCCGACGACCGCGCCTTGATAGTTGTTGGAGACGATCTGGCTTACAGCAAGGCCGGTCTGGTTGATTTCGCGGTCGATAAGAAAGGTCGGAATCCCGGCCTCTTTCGCCCGGCGTACCGGTCCGATCGTTGCATCGGCGCCTGCGTTATCACAAATGATAGCCGCTGCGCCTGAAGAGATAGCAAGGTCGAACTGCTGGTCTTGAAGGTTCGAGTCGTCATCATGGGAGAGCACCAGGACCTCGTAGCCGAGCTGAAGAGCCTCGTGTTCGGCTGCAGACGCCTCAGTTTTAAAGAATGGGTTGTCATGGGACGGTGTAATGACGACGATCAGCTTCTTTGCATCCGGTTTTTCCTGTTCGCCTCCTGCCCATGAGCCGACGAGTACAAACGAAAGTAATACAAAAATAAGAGCTATTTTCTTCACCGTAAATCCTCCTTTATGGTGATGTTACTGTAGTTGAATTCTTTTTACCATCTAAAAAGAACTATGTCAAACGAAAATTTATGAAAAAGAAAAAATATTAGCGAAATTAGAGGTGATTAAACAAATAAAAGAAAATAAACGAAGATTTAATTTGCTTATGGCTTTGACTTTTATTGTTGTTGTGCTATAATCCGCTTCGATAACACAATACTCCCTCCGGTTAATGCATTGGAGGCAGGAGGATATATGCAGAACAGGTACCGTCTTCAACCGGCTGAGATCGCCGAAGCGGCACGAAAGATCAGGAAGAGGATAATCTCGATGAATTCAGCGGCAGGTGAAGGGCATACCGGTGCTGATCTCTCCGAAGCCGATATTCTTTCAACTCTTTATTTTAACGTTCTACGTGTTGATCCGGATATCCCGGAGGCACCGGACCGGGATCGTTTTATTCTTTCCAAGGGGCACGGTGTGGGAGGCTACTACTGCACCCTGGCCGAAGCGGGATTTATCGATCCGGCGCTTCTCGATACCTATCTCAAGGCCGATTCGCTCTGTCCCGGGCATCCGGTCAGACAGAAGACCCCCGGGATCGAACTCAATACCGGCGCGCTGGGACACGGTCTTCCGGTTGCCTTTGGATTGGCTTTGGCGGCGAGAAAGCAGAGGGCAGGCTGGAAGACCTGGGTTCTTTTGGGCGATGGGGAACTGGCTGAGGGATCCAATTGGGAGGCGGCAATGGCTGCCGCTCATTATCATCTCGACAATCTGGTCTGTATTGTGGATCGAAACGGTCTTCAACTGGCCGATCGAACCGAGAGCATCCTGGGGCTGGAACCTTTGGGCGATAAGTGGCGTTCCTTCGGGTTCGATGTCAGCGAGGCCGATGGAAACGATCCTGCCGACCTTCTGCGGGTGATCGGTCGATTGGAGGAAGGAAACGGCAAGCCAAAGGTCATAATCGCATCGACGGTAAAGGGAAAAGGGGTCTCTTTTATCGAGGACCAGGCAGCATGGCACCACCGCATCCCGGTGGGAGAGGAAATCAGCGCAGCGATAAAGGAGCTTGACTAATATGAATGCCGGATTACGTGAAACTGCGGTAGAGCAGTTTATGGAAGAGGTGGCCGCCGGTACGAACCTGGTCGTGCTGGTCAGCGATTCGACGTCAACATCGAAGATTTCGCCCTTCCAGAAAAAGTATCCCGATCGTCTTGTAAACGTCGGAATCGCCGAACAGAATCTGGTCGGGGCTGCGGCCGGAATGGCCCTGGGGGGAATGATCCCTGTGACTGCAAATGCAACCCCTTTTCTGGTTGGCCGGTCGAACGAACAGGTGAAGAACGATATCTGCTACTCCGATACCAATGTAAAGTTGATCGGACTCAATCCGGGCTTTGCTTATGGTTCTCTTGGACCGACCCACCATGCGATCGATGATATATCAATTATGCGCGGGTTCGGCCGAATCGAGATATTCGCACCCCAGGATCCGCGGGAGACCCGGGGGATTCTACGGTATGCAATCGGCCGTAAGGGACCGGTCTATATCCGGCTCGATTCGATATCGGTGGAGGATCTTCCCGGTACTGACGCAGACTTTACGCCCGGGCGCTTGACACTTCATCGCAAAGGAGGCGATTGTGCCGTACTGGCCCTCGGCACCGCAGCTCATAAGGCCCTTGCTGCGGCTGAAACACTGTCCGGAGAAGGAATTCAGGCCGAGGTAATCGGTATCTCTTCGGTACGACCCGTTGATCGTGAAGGGCTGAAGGAGCTGTGCAGTCGATATACACGGCTCATAACGGTAGAAGAGCACTCGGTTCATGGCGGAATCGGCAGTCTGATGGCGGAATGTATTGCTGAAGAGGGAACAGGAAGCCGTCTCATGCGTCTTGGTGTCCCAGAGGGTGAGTTCGCTCCCGCCAGTCCCCGCGAGGCTATCCGGCAGAAGTTCGGACTCGATGCGGCGGGAATTGCCGACCAGATGCGGATAATGATGCGAAAATAGGGGAGGTGTCTGAATGGCGAAGAGAGTTATTCTGGCTATAGATCAGGGAACAAGCGGTTCAAAAGCGGTACTGTTTGATACCGCGGGTGTAATCCTTGCCCGGGCTACCGTCCCTCTTGAGTCCCTTTATCCTTCTCCCGGTTTCGTGGAGCAGGAACCGGAAGAGATTATCCGCACAGTGGTTGAAGCTGTTCGCCTGGCGGTGAATAACTATACCAGCGGCGGAGGGGAGGCTGCGGATATCGTATGTTGCGGAATCTCCAACCAGCGCGAGACCTTTCTGCTCTGGGATGGGGATGGGCAGCCGTACAGCAAGGCCGTCGTCTGGCAGTGTAAGCGTTCAGTACAGGTTTGTGAGCGTCTGAAGGCTGATGATGTTGAAGAGGAGTTGAACAGACGGACAGGTCTTATCATCGATCCCTACTTCTCAGGAACAAAGCTCGTTTGGCTGAAGGAGAACCGCGGGGATATCGCCCGGGCGATCGGCAGAAGCGAGGTCTTTTTCGGGACCGTCGACAGCTGGCTCCTTTACAGACTGAGCCGTGAAAGGAGCTACGCTACCGATTACACTAACGCTTCACGCACCCTCTTCATGAACCTCAACGATTTGAGTTGGGATTCCAATATGCTTTCAGTCCTCGGTCTCGAAGGGCTCAGACTCCCCGCGTTGCATTCCTCTTCATCGCTCTTCGGCCATACTGATTTCGACGGAATACTACCTGAAGCAGTTCCGATTACCGGGATGATCGGTGATTCTCACGCTGCAGCCTTCGGCGAACACTGCTTCGACCATGGGACCGCCAAGGCGACCCTGGGTACAGGTTCGTCGATTCTGATGAACGCCGGGCCAATACGGCCCATGTCGACAAACGGGCTGGTTTCGACCATCTGCTGGAGCGCTGGCGAGCGGGTCGACTACGCGCTGGAGGGCATTATTGTCTCCTGCGGTTCCACAATAACCTGGCTTCGGGATCAGCTGGGGTTCTTTTCAGAGAGCCGGGAGACCGAAGAAATTGCAACCAGTGTTCCCGATAACGGCGGTGTCTGCCTGATCCCGGCCTTTGCCGGGCTGGGAGCGCCTTATTGGAAGATGGATCAGCGTGGCCTCATTACGGGACTTACTTTTGGAAGCGGACGTGCCCATATTGTCAGAGCGGGACTGGAATCGGTCGCCTACCAGGTGAAAGATGTCATATCGACCATGGAGAACGACGCCGGGAGGGCTCTGACGGCCCTGCGCGTAGACGGCGGACTCACCGCTAATGATTTTGTAATGAATTTGATGGCCGATCTTCTCGGGGTTTCCGTGGAAGCGATTGAACTTACCGAAGCCTCGGCTTTGGGAGCGGCTTTCCTGGCAGGCCTTGGTGCCGGAGTTTTCGGTAGTATTGAAGAAATAGCGGGGATTTCATACAATTCGGTCAATTACAAACCCGTTAAGGGCCGGAATTCCACAGCCGGCTACCAGATGTGGAAAGATCAGATTGGGAGGTTATAACCCACAATGTTAGCCGAGCAGCGTCGTCAGAAAATTATTGATCTCATCCGGGAAAACGGCGCTGCCCGGGTCAGTTATCTGAGCGAAACCTTCGGGGTCACCGAGCCCACGATACGACAGGATTTAATGAAGCTCGAGGAAGACGGCGAGATCGTCCGCGAACATGGCGGCGCCTTCCTGAAGGATTTCTCCAAGGGTGTACGGGAACTCTCCCTGCACCACCGCGAGAATATGGACAAGAAGATCCCGATCGGGCGCAAGGCGGCGGAGTTTGTCAAGAACGGCGATACGATTATCCTTGATTCAGGCTCGACAGTTACCGAACTGGCCAAGAGTCTTTCCGCCCGGGAGAACCTGAAGATCATCACAAACAGTCTAAACATCACACTGCTTCTCGGGGCCGAACCAGACCACGAGGTGCATTTAACTGGTGGGGAATTTAAAGCACCGACGCTCTCATTAACTGGCGAAAAGGCCGCGGAATTCCTTGCGGGGTCCTTCGTCGATAAACTATTCCTGGCAACCGCCGGGATCTCTTTTAAGGTCGGGCTGATGTACCCCGGCTTTAGCGATATCCCGGTTAAGCGGGCGATGATTGATTCAGCCCGGGAAGTCTACCTGCTGGCCGACTCGACCAAGATTGGTAAAACGTCCTTTGCGGTCCTAAGCGCCCTCGACTGTATCGATTATCTGATTACCGACCCCGGTATCGGCGTCGAGGATCGCCGCCGTTTCGAGGAACTCGGAATCAGGGTTGTGCTATGCGACTGAAAAGCAAAGGCATCCATACCGCCCTGAATATCTCCGGGTTCTGCACCCTTTCTGCGGCGGCTGCGGGCTGCCGCTTGTTCGGAATTAAGCTTCTATAAGCTATATGTAGTGTCCTGAACCGTGGGGATGAATCTGGATTAAAACTCCTGCCGGCAGAGACTTATCTGCTGAATTACGCAGCGATGCAGGGCTTTCTCCAGATTCCCGGTAATTCTCGAATCCGATGTATTGTTCATCCCCACGGTTTGGGACACTACCTGAGCTATATCTGAACCGCCGGTCCCCCGGGTTTTGCCCGGGACACGGCTTCCATAATCCGGGCCAGCCGGAGGGCGCCCTCGCCGCTGCAGAGCAGGGGAGCTCCGGTGGTCAGGGCTTCGACGAAGTTCTCCACGATCCCCCAATGCGAAAAGGGCAGTCCCGGAACGGAGAGACTGATCTTCTCTTCTCCCCCCCCGGGCTATTATAAGGATCTCTCCCCCTGTCAGGTCCTGAAGATGGATGATTCCCTGGTCTCCTTCGATTAAAAGGCCCTCAGGGATTCCTGTCTCTACCCAGAGGGTGGACATACTTATCGCGACCCCGTCGTGGGTCGTGAGGCTGAGGAGGGACGATCCGGCATCCCCTTCCAAATCCGGTTTTTCTCCGGTACTCAGGGAGACATCGGCTATTTCCCC is a window from the Marispirochaeta sp. genome containing:
- a CDS encoding transketolase C-terminal domain-containing protein; this encodes MNAGLRETAVEQFMEEVAAGTNLVVLVSDSTSTSKISPFQKKYPDRLVNVGIAEQNLVGAAAGMALGGMIPVTANATPFLVGRSNEQVKNDICYSDTNVKLIGLNPGFAYGSLGPTHHAIDDISIMRGFGRIEIFAPQDPRETRGILRYAIGRKGPVYIRLDSISVEDLPGTDADFTPGRLTLHRKGGDCAVLALGTAAHKALAAAETLSGEGIQAEVIGISSVRPVDREGLKELCSRYTRLITVEEHSVHGGIGSLMAECIAEEGTGSRLMRLGVPEGEFAPASPREAIRQKFGLDAAGIADQMRIMMRK
- a CDS encoding D-ribose ABC transporter substrate-binding protein; protein product: MKKIALIFVLLSFVLVGSWAGGEQEKPDAKKLIVVITPSHDNPFFKTEASAAEHEALQLGYEVLVLSHDDDSNLQDQQFDLAISSGAAAIICDNAGADATIGPVRRAKEAGIPTFLIDREINQTGLAVSQIVSNNYQGAVVGGEKFVELMGEKGKYVELVGKESDTNAGIRSKGYHEVIDQYPELEMVARQSANWSQTEAFSKMESIIQANPDIKGVISGNDTMAMGAMAALKAAGMGDVTVVGFDGSNDVRDSVLAGDIKATVLQTCAYNARLAVQQADKYIKTGSTGAPEKQLTDCVLIDISNAGKLDNFVLSE
- a CDS encoding DUF2291 domain-containing protein, which translates into the protein MIRLSPTVRLFCLFLVAGLILGCTIVRHDEETNGDSNALTIYFDDGTFNAKLYVDSVWEEQVLPRLKSEAVELNRLLEELARDPGAAIKAYGYRIEVTAPFNFMVKGKARISEVNLESAAATVSLDKTGPDSNPVQIQIGPVLKGTAIRDSMDFISFEDFTNQLEFANVSREMNNLIKEQLLTSLDRESLEDSTIEFLGAFQWVEGQGILITPVQLRIGGE
- a CDS encoding fucose isomerase gives rise to the protein MQKQITFGVIPATRNIFNAELAISGRRSLLALLEKKGYGTVVLDENATPTGCVETYKDAKICADLFKRKRDDIDGIIVILPNFGDELGVVNTLALADLKVPVLIQAANDEQNKVGVSERRDAFCGKLSVCNNLYQYDIEFTDTSLHTCDIEGELFAHDLDRFARICRTVKGLKNARIGAIGARPAAFQTVRFSEKLLQATGITVVPIDLSEIIARSSKMDNGTAEVRELRNRIGDYGTIPDYIPEKNILTQARFSVAVNEFMAENELDASAIQCWDSLEYNYGCASCLTMSMMGENQMPSACEMDIAGAVSMYTLLLASGNSPGFLDWNNNFNYGENKCVCTHCSNYPKSFMGSNVEISNLDILGNTIGADRCFGAIKGKVAPGPFTFFRISTDDRRGLIKSYLGKGEFTDDPYGMDGGIAVCKVGNLNTLLQHLTRNGFEHHVAMSRGDSADIIDEAVGRYLGWELYRHS
- a CDS encoding ABC transporter permease, which gives rise to MKNTFSQIGALKQKNLSIGMILMQARTFIALFLLTIAFTIILGERGINFLAPINLITITKHVAITAILGIGMTFVILTGGIDLSVGSIVGLCGMIAGGLINEGVVLPMFGITIYFQVWVIILIAAAIGTLIGLVNGILIARFNVAPFIGTLGIMYIARGFANIRSGGATFPNLQGDPSLGNTGFPFLGAGKIIGIPVSIWILVLLLILAVYVARKTPLGRHIYAIGGNSRAAELSGVKVKRVTMLVYAFSGFCSALVGLIIASQLVASHPATGESYELSAIAAVVLGGTSLDGGIGSVGGTIIGAFVIGILGDGLVMMGVSEFWQNVIKGVVIIAAVIFDQLQQRMKSRAAVSSPSVSAVIGEETKSDKQGV
- a CDS encoding transketolase yields the protein MQNRYRLQPAEIAEAARKIRKRIISMNSAAGEGHTGADLSEADILSTLYFNVLRVDPDIPEAPDRDRFILSKGHGVGGYYCTLAEAGFIDPALLDTYLKADSLCPGHPVRQKTPGIELNTGALGHGLPVAFGLALAARKQRAGWKTWVLLGDGELAEGSNWEAAMAAAHYHLDNLVCIVDRNGLQLADRTESILGLEPLGDKWRSFGFDVSEADGNDPADLLRVIGRLEEGNGKPKVIIASTVKGKGVSFIEDQAAWHHRIPVGEEISAAIKELD
- a CDS encoding RbsD/FucU domain-containing protein, yielding MLKGIPKILPPELLKILMEMGHGDELVIGDGNFPHASCARRLVRCDGHNTPELLQAVLELLPLDTFVEKPAGLLEVVPGDNTRPKRWDEFRSIVGNAHPEFKEFEYIERFEFYERAKKAYAVVATGDQALYACIILKKGVLPGE
- a CDS encoding sugar ABC transporter ATP-binding protein, translated to MMPEKTEEIILRADGVSKIFPGTVALNRVDFNVYRGKVNVLVGENGAGKSTLMKILAGVEYPSGGRILLKSKEVEFHSPSQSAEMGIGIIYQEMNLFPNLNVSENIFIARERVNGLGAIEHAAQEDFTRGLMKKLKQEIDPRALVSELRIGQQQIIEIAKALAQEAEILIMDEPTSALSTSEVEILFEMIDELKAQGVSIIYISHRLEELLQIGDYITVLRDGQLVTEEKIPSIDLPWIVRQMVGGAEKEIFAGEVHETGEVLMECRNLTLRSEPDGLSVNSVSFSLHQGEILGIYGLMGAGRSELLEVLMGIHREAEGDIYIDGRRIESQTIRGRIRDGFALIPEDRQREGLVQTMSVSHNITLASLFRIARRGIHLCKSDEDREVNRLIKEMSLKTAGSGVLVSSLSGGNQQKVVIGKSLLTEPRILLMDEPTRGIDVAAKGEVFAIMNRLAKQGLGIIFVTSEIMELRANSDRILVMSKGRLTGEFPRSEASEEKLVEASAVGHMTTSMRA
- the pflA gene encoding pyruvate formate-lyase-activating protein; the protein is MKGFEGNRNRIGSSLDTRNTVARVHSVETFGTLDGPGIRYVLFFQGCPLRCKYCQNRDTWDHGGGSVKTLDEVEEDILRYRSFMDSSGGGFTAGGGEPLLQAEFLSSLFQRLKSKGIHTALDTSGFCTLSAAVKELLASTDLILLDIKHIDEARHRELTGVSSGPVRAFAEYAASRGVPFRIRHVIVPGYTDDPQSAADTAAFIRSLPGVQQVDLIPYHELGKFKWEALGKKYPLEGVSPPGADTMKMLEEIFGGCGLPVLS